The Lolium rigidum isolate FL_2022 chromosome 1, APGP_CSIRO_Lrig_0.1, whole genome shotgun sequence region GTTAGCTTTTGTGAACGCCTGTCATTTCCAGCTTGCAAGCTAGACACGTTTGAACCTTTGTGTAATATTGCAGTGCTGCCCACATTAGATATCAAAGGAAAAGGACCTGCATCAGAAGTATTCGAGCAAAAAGTGCGGGTCCATGTCGCTAGTTTGACTGCGGAAGATGGCACTACAGGTGCTGCAGGGTTGTTGATTAAGAAGGGAGCCTGGCAATTCATCTGCGCGTCATGTTTCCCGATGCAGGTCACGGGACCAGTTCTTTTAGCAGCTGCTTGCTGTGAAGGGATCAAAATCGCTCGGGCCTATCAACCAACTTCTATTGTGCTGGAGTCCCATCTATTCCAACTGCTCGACCCTCTAGCCAGTGCTCATGCTCCATGCCCACAGATGGAAGAGTTGATGAAATTGCTGGATCCCTCACGTTGCACAGTGGAAGCCATTACCGAAGAAAGCAATGGAGCTGCTCGTCAACTCGCCATGCATTCTTTGGTGACGGGGAGTGGCCGAGATATTCTTTGGTGTTCCACCGGATTGGCTTGTGCTTACTTAGCTGGTTGCCAAGAGCAGTAATGTTAGTTACTCTGTTGCGAAACAAACGGCAAATGGATAGTTGGTAAATGGCAAATACAGGTTTCAGGTTAGAGTTTAGATACAGACAAATGCGAGCATTCATCAAGTGTAGATACAGGTAGACAGCATTCTTTCAGTACCCACATTGGAAAAAGCAATTGAACAGGTAGTTGTACCCACATGGTACTTTTGTTATGAATTGCTTACCGACTATCTTCTAAGTGAATTGTATAACTAGTTCTGACTGATGTGATGTGAACTTGTGTAAGAGCAGCCACTTATTCATATATGAATAGAAAGGGTTTCAGTTTGAGTTCATAAGTAATTTTCAGTTTTTTCAGTTTTTTCCGTCTAATGATTTCCTgtgtgatatatatctttttttGTGAGATGGTGATATATATCTTTCCTGATTCTAGCCTGTTCTGGAATAGTGTTGGGAATTTGCTAGTATTCTGAAGGCTAAGGGCATGCAGACTGTTAAGATCATCGACTTTCCCTTTTGCACTCAAATATCCTGAACATACTACTGTTTTATTATCGATGTATCTTGTTTGGAAAACTAAACCTCCAATAGTTGAATTCAGCTTCTTGAATGatgtatatcttttttttttttgttcttacaTGAGCAGTCTGGTGTACTGTACTTGTTCTCTGAATTGACGGCTGTTTCTACAGGGTCTGCCGATTCCTTAAGCAAATGGATAGAAATCAGATAGATTTAAACTGCAATCGCAAAGATACTACGCCCATCCCAAATGATGATCTTCACCAACTTGGCATCGTTCCCCGGTCAAGAGTACAGTGTGATGAGTGTGCCTGGTACTCAGCTGTTGCCGCCATTGAGTGCAGACTTCAGAGCAACGGCCGCATAGGAGGCGTATGCTGTTTGGCCTTGGAGAGTTTTGGCGCAATGTGCACATACTATGCAAACTAACTAAGATTTTTTTTTCCAAGTTAGCCTTCCATGGGATTTCCACCCGCAAGATGAAAcactctactccctccgattcatattaattgacttcaatatggatgtatctagatacatccatattagagtcaattaatatgaaccggaggagtACATATTTTGGGAATAACCATTTAACTGGGAACCTAAAATCCCCTACTAGTTGCGCCTGCATCTCATGTTGCATGATGCATTCCTAAGATCTCATAAAATGTAAAAAAATAGCATGGACATTGGTTATGCCATATCTTTTGTACCAACAAAATTTGATCCAAAAATATGACGATGTGCAGCATGCAAAAAAAAAGTGTGATTAGCACATGATACTGTTCACTTAGATCTTCTCTTTTCCACACAGGTCACAAATGGTCAAAATATGTGGAACCTAAACTCATATCCATGAATGTTCTTACATTTTTTACGAAAAACTCAAAGGGACAACATAGGACATGGGGTGTGGATGCAACTAGTTCCGTAATACTCGCATACTTTGGTTTCTAAGAAAAATATTCTAGGAACTAACATTTAATGTACTCCAGATACAAGAGCTTATTAGCATGATTGTTTCATAATGTGAATATATATCAAGGAAAAGCGTCAATCACATGACGACGACTCGtagcaacaacaaaaaaatccatacaCGGTGTTTTCTTAAGAGAAAAAAGTGGGTTAGAAAACCGTTTTGATGCAAGGAATCCATGTGGGCTCCATATCCATCATTTTGTTGAGAAAACATGCCACTCGAGATGGTTGCTTTTATGGATTTattttgagcaaaacaattttgTAGTACAATGCAGAAAGATAATTTAGAAAACAATCTTCTGTTGCAAACCCTTGGTTAACTATCTCAAGCTTTCATAGTACACTCCACTATAGTGTACATATTTCTATCTTGAAGTTGCCCTAAGACCATCCACTATGTAGAGCAAAAGCGAACCATAGATCTCAATGAATCGATTCAACACATAGCAGTGCATCGGTTCAATAAGCTTTGACAGCAATAGCGACTCAAGCTTGTTGGTTCGGTTCATGCTGCTATACATGCTAGGCTGGCCCATGTTGCATAGAGAGGAGGGGAGATTGATTGATGTGATTGCATGAAAAAAGTACAAAAAGGTAGTGCATGTTGTCTTGGATCCACAAATAAATCGAACCTATATATATCAAGAAAAATGAAGTGACTTGCACACGTGACAACTTTTTCTTTAAACCGGCGTCACATAGTGCATGGCCTAGATTTAAAGGATACAAGTGTACGCTCTGATTTGATTTCATTTTCGAGAAGGTGGGTAGAACAATGTTGCAAATAGCCGCAAAACCCCCACCAAAACCTGTATAAAATCGCAGGCCACGCCGCCCAATTAATGGCGTCACTCCTGGCCTCCATCTTACCCGCGGCCTGCTCCACCTCCGCCCCGGCGCTCGTCCTCCGTGCGCTCCCCCGCACCCCCCTCCGCCGTGCCCTCGCCTCGCCGCCCCgcatgtcctcctcctcctcctccgcttctaCCGCGCCGTCGGCAGCCGCCGCGGCCGGGGAGAAGCCCACGGCGGCGCCGTACGGGTCCTGGAAGTCGCCCATAACCGCGGATGTCGTCTCCGGCGCCGAAAAGCGCCTCGGGGGCATGGCCCTCGCCGGAGACGGTCGGCTGCTATGGATCGAGGGCCGCCCCGAGGAGAAAGGGTGAGTGAGCACTGATTCCGTGCTTAAGTGCTTAATTGACCGATGTAGCATGTTTTTGCCTCGAAAGTCTGGTGCTGGTGTAGATTAATGCATTATATCCTCAGTGTTTCCTGTACTATTTTACCTTCTGCGTGTTCGAATGGGTGAGCAGTCTATGGTGATTTCTTAGCAAGTTTACATACatggatttgttttcgtagcttgtGGGAGCATCTAATTCTGAGTAGTTCTATCCCCAGCAAGTGAATATAGCTGAATATGAaggaaaaatgttatttggaatCATTTTCTTTGTTTAACGGAGCTTGAGATTCTCAGCAGATTAATGATTCTCTCTCCATTCCAGTAAGAGGGAAGATATAGCAAATGAGATTGATTCCATGACTATCATAAATTTTTTTTATGTCtgtataagaaaattacaatagccATGCCCAGGAGTATGTGAATGATGAGACTTGAAAATGAGAAATGCAGTTGCTTGATGAATTTTACCAATAGTTACATGCAATCTTAGAACCTAGAGTGTACCAAGCCTAAGGCGTGTGCATATTGCACATGAGATAAAATGGTGTTAGACGAACTGAATGATAACGTACACATCCTTCCTCATTCAAAATCAATGACACCATGGGCTGCGTGCCAAACTCCTCGGCATATGTCAATTACATTATGTTCGTGCTTATTATTGCTCAACCATATTCAATCTTGTTAGGTCTCAGTTAGTTTATGTGGAGACTCAAGTTGGATATTTTGGGCCATATTTAACTAATTGTGTATTCAGGCGTATGGTTATTGTAAA contains the following coding sequences:
- the LOC124708936 gene encoding uncharacterized protein LOC124708936, giving the protein MVGYLFKYPSDPVLRHAAILNQIDASTSSTPTAMLPPQQKNYNAVINFPIIHARTPDRTPAFNLGRHASDFAPWGTDSSLELAFSKLSMGQPGSELMAPPLMRNNHGTPAMGVPSLRQPRSAQLTPQRLMQDGEVLPTLDIKGKGPASEVFEQKVRVHVASLTAEDGTTGAAGLLIKKGAWQFICASCFPMQVTGPVLLAAACCEGIKIARAYQPTSIVLESHLFQLLDPLASAHAPCPQMEELMKLLDPSRCTVEAITEESNGAARQLAMHSLVTGSGRDILWCSTGLACAYLAGCQEQ